From a region of the Paenibacillus sp. R14(2021) genome:
- a CDS encoding heavy metal translocating P-type ATPase, with protein sequence MEQQTTTLQISGMTCAACAVRIEKGLGRMEGVTSANVNLAMETARVAFDENVVDASAIMDKIEMLGYKAALQSDSPLDKSSELRRLRLRFYIAALLTLPLLAAMISEISFLSFIPFPDWLMNPWLQLALAAPVQFGIGGPFYISAYKALVNRSANMDVLVAMGTSAAFFYSFYETAASIGAGMHRLELYYETSALLITFLLLGKLLEALAKGRTSQAITALMRLQAKHATIIRGGEELRVAVEEVQTGDLVLVRPGEKVPVDGIVVSGSSSIDESMLTGESLPVFKAEEDQVIGATLNGTGALTIRASKIGRDSVLARIIRFVEEAQGSKAPIQRIADVISGVFVPIVIGLAAATFLLWYFFLEPGSFSAALRTAIAVLVIACPCALGLATPTSIMAGSGRAAELGILFKGGEHLERAHAIDVVVLDKTGTVTEGKPRLTDIHVSPRFQAKQLFSWVMAAESSSEHPLAAAIVAGLRERGAAPAVAAAQFAAVPGHGIEAEVEGKRLVIGTRRFLAGHSVQVEEEWLNRAVLLEQDGQTVMFAAVDGEFAASLAVADTIKPTSAPAITALKALGLRVIMLTGDNAATAQAIASQAGIEDVLAEVLPEGKALEIKKLQAEGLKVAMIGDGINDAPALAAADIGMAMGTGTDIAMETADITLMRGDLNSIAEAMAISRSTMRNIKQNLFWALAYNAVGIPIAAAGLLAPWVAGAAMALSSVSVVLSALRLQRFRR encoded by the coding sequence ATGGAACAACAAACAACGACGCTTCAAATCAGCGGCATGACTTGTGCGGCTTGCGCGGTCCGGATCGAGAAAGGTCTTGGGCGCATGGAGGGCGTTACGAGCGCGAACGTCAATTTGGCGATGGAAACCGCACGTGTGGCGTTTGACGAGAACGTTGTCGACGCCTCGGCGATTATGGACAAAATCGAAATGCTCGGCTATAAGGCTGCGCTGCAATCCGATTCGCCGCTGGATAAGTCATCGGAGCTCCGAAGGCTTCGCTTACGATTCTATATAGCGGCACTGCTTACGCTGCCGCTGCTCGCCGCGATGATCAGCGAGATCTCGTTCTTGTCATTTATTCCTTTTCCGGACTGGCTGATGAACCCATGGCTGCAGCTGGCGCTTGCCGCGCCGGTGCAGTTCGGAATCGGAGGACCGTTCTATATCAGCGCGTACAAAGCGCTTGTAAACCGCAGCGCCAACATGGATGTGCTTGTTGCGATGGGAACCTCCGCCGCTTTTTTTTACAGCTTCTATGAGACTGCGGCATCCATAGGCGCCGGCATGCATAGGTTGGAACTGTATTACGAAACGAGCGCGCTGCTCATTACCTTCCTGCTGCTAGGCAAGCTGCTTGAAGCGCTGGCCAAAGGGCGCACGTCACAGGCAATTACCGCATTGATGCGCCTTCAGGCCAAGCATGCAACGATTATTCGCGGCGGGGAAGAGCTGCGCGTTGCAGTGGAAGAAGTGCAGACCGGCGATTTGGTTCTCGTGAGGCCGGGAGAGAAGGTTCCGGTTGACGGCATCGTCGTCAGCGGCAGCTCCTCCATCGATGAATCCATGCTAACGGGCGAGAGCCTGCCGGTGTTTAAGGCAGAGGAAGATCAAGTCATCGGCGCAACCTTGAACGGAACCGGCGCATTAACGATTCGAGCTTCCAAAATCGGCCGGGATTCCGTCTTGGCCCGAATCATCCGGTTCGTCGAAGAAGCGCAGGGGTCCAAGGCGCCGATCCAACGGATCGCGGACGTTATCTCAGGCGTCTTCGTTCCAATCGTGATCGGACTTGCGGCAGCGACGTTCCTGCTCTGGTATTTCTTCCTCGAGCCGGGCTCGTTCTCCGCGGCACTCCGTACGGCGATCGCCGTTCTGGTAATTGCCTGCCCATGCGCGCTTGGATTAGCGACGCCGACGTCCATTATGGCTGGCTCGGGCAGAGCCGCGGAGCTCGGCATTCTATTCAAGGGCGGCGAGCATCTCGAACGGGCGCATGCGATCGACGTCGTCGTACTCGACAAGACAGGCACCGTAACGGAAGGGAAACCGCGGCTGACCGACATCCACGTCTCGCCCCGTTTCCAGGCGAAGCAGCTGTTTAGCTGGGTGATGGCCGCTGAGAGCAGCTCCGAGCATCCACTGGCGGCAGCCATCGTTGCGGGGCTGCGGGAGCGTGGAGCCGCCCCGGCTGTCGCTGCTGCGCAGTTTGCGGCTGTGCCTGGGCACGGCATCGAGGCCGAGGTGGAAGGCAAGCGGCTTGTCATCGGTACCCGCCGGTTTCTGGCCGGGCATAGCGTGCAAGTAGAGGAAGAATGGCTGAACCGGGCGGTGCTGCTGGAGCAAGACGGACAGACGGTGATGTTCGCTGCAGTCGACGGCGAGTTTGCGGCAAGTCTGGCCGTAGCGGATACGATCAAGCCGACCTCCGCGCCAGCCATAACCGCATTGAAGGCGCTTGGTTTGCGCGTGATCATGCTGACGGGCGACAATGCGGCAACTGCTCAAGCGATTGCCAGTCAGGCCGGCATCGAGGACGTTCTCGCCGAAGTGCTGCCTGAAGGCAAGGCGCTGGAAATTAAGAAGCTTCAGGCCGAAGGCTTGAAAGTCGCCATGATCGGGGACGGGATCAACGATGCGCCTGCACTGGCTGCCGCTGATATCGGCATGGCGATGGGAACAGGGACGGATATTGCGATGGAGACGGCGGATATTACGCTTATGCGCGGCGATTTGAATAGTATCGCGGAAGCGATGGCGATCAGCCGCAGCACGATGCGCAACATCAAGCAGAACCTGTTCTGGGCATTAGCGTATAACGCAGTTGGGATTCCGATCGCCGCCGCCGGGCTGCTCGCACCATGGGTCGCAGGCGCCGCCATGGCGCTGAGCTCGGTATCGGTCGTGCTGAGCGCGCTGCGCCTACAACGGTTTCGCCGCTGA
- a CDS encoding metal-sensitive transcriptional regulator — MDHSCHTAEGELLTEEGERKSAHSQETKNSLIARLNRVEGQIRGIKGLIERDTYCDDVLNQIAAAQSALNGVGKLLLEHHMNSCVIDRIQQGDNDVVKELLITINKLMK; from the coding sequence ATGGATCATTCCTGTCATACCGCAGAAGGCGAGCTGCTGACAGAAGAAGGCGAGCGCAAGAGCGCGCACAGCCAGGAAACGAAGAACAGTCTTATCGCCCGCTTAAACCGTGTCGAAGGTCAGATCCGAGGGATAAAGGGATTGATCGAGAGGGATACGTACTGCGATGACGTGCTCAATCAGATTGCCGCGGCGCAATCGGCGCTCAATGGTGTGGGGAAGCTGCTGCTGGAGCATCATATGAACAGCTGCGTCATCGACCGCATTCAGCAAGGCGATAATGACGTGGTGAAGGAATTGCTGATCACCATAAACAAACTAATGAAGTGA
- a CDS encoding C40 family peptidase — MMKNKIAKLVMSVTVSFSVLMGGSAILHATPAHASISSSTASGVISSAKHYLGTPYKFGASTKTTRNFDCSSFTKHVFKMHGISLPRESKDQAKVGKAVSKSNLKPGDLVFFYKPVHHVGIYIGGGKMIHTYGKPGVMISSINSGWWKDHYAFARRK; from the coding sequence ATGATGAAAAACAAAATTGCAAAATTGGTGATGAGCGTGACCGTGAGCTTTTCCGTATTAATGGGCGGATCGGCCATCCTTCATGCAACGCCTGCACACGCATCCATTTCCTCTTCGACGGCATCTGGAGTTATTTCTTCTGCTAAGCATTATCTGGGCACACCTTACAAGTTCGGGGCATCGACCAAAACGACCCGTAACTTCGACTGCTCTTCGTTCACGAAGCATGTATTCAAGATGCACGGCATCTCGCTGCCGCGCGAATCGAAGGACCAAGCCAAAGTCGGTAAAGCCGTAAGCAAAAGCAATTTGAAACCTGGCGATCTGGTCTTCTTCTACAAACCCGTCCACCATGTCGGCATTTATATCGGCGGCGGTAAAATGATTCATACGTACGGCAAACCCGGCGTTATGATCTCGAGCATCAACTCCGGTTGGTGGAAAGACCACTACGCTTTCGCTCGCCGCAAATAG
- a CDS encoding chloride channel protein, whose product MRVFVKWVVYSLIVGGMTGTASAVFLAGLEWTTDQREKTPLLLWLLPFAGALVSFIYVKYGANSGKGNNLIVEQIRNNDTHAGTLERVPLRMAPLVLLGTWMTHLFGGSAGREGTAVQMGGSLAGAFGRWVKAAGAERRILLLCGISGGFGSVFGTPVAGAVFALEVVTMGRLVAPRMIIPCLIAGFAGDYVTRAWGIKHLHYAIADIPSFSLLVLVKVIAASILFGLMSILFTFSISFLKRKLSRAVSNASLRSLIGGFVIIALVYAIGSRDYLGLSLPLLVQSFHEPLSAAAFAWKTMFTVVTLGTGFMGGEVTPLFVIGAALGNALSPLLDLGVSFLAALGLIGVFSGAANAPLACFVLGIELFGVHGIGYMFAASIVSYMFSGHMGIYSSQLIGVDKPRFLLRIPGISLLHKRKQTKTSSRS is encoded by the coding sequence ATGCGAGTTTTTGTAAAATGGGTCGTGTATAGTCTCATCGTTGGAGGAATGACGGGGACTGCTTCGGCCGTTTTCCTAGCCGGTCTGGAGTGGACAACGGACCAGCGGGAAAAGACACCGCTGCTTCTATGGCTGCTGCCGTTCGCGGGTGCGCTGGTCAGCTTCATCTATGTCAAATACGGTGCCAATTCAGGCAAAGGCAACAATCTGATCGTTGAACAAATCCGTAATAACGACACGCATGCAGGAACGCTCGAACGTGTGCCGCTTCGCATGGCACCGCTCGTGCTGCTAGGAACCTGGATGACGCATCTCTTCGGGGGTTCAGCCGGTAGGGAAGGCACGGCCGTACAGATGGGCGGAAGCTTGGCAGGTGCATTCGGCAGATGGGTCAAGGCAGCCGGTGCTGAGCGCCGCATACTGCTTCTCTGCGGAATAAGCGGAGGCTTCGGATCCGTGTTTGGAACACCTGTGGCCGGCGCCGTATTCGCGCTTGAAGTCGTAACGATGGGCAGGTTGGTCGCTCCTCGTATGATAATTCCTTGCTTGATAGCGGGTTTTGCCGGCGATTATGTGACCCGGGCATGGGGAATTAAGCATTTGCATTACGCGATTGCAGACATACCGTCTTTCTCGCTGCTCGTGCTGGTCAAAGTCATTGCGGCGTCCATACTCTTCGGGCTGATGAGCATCCTGTTCACGTTCTCGATTTCGTTCCTCAAGCGTAAACTGTCGCGAGCCGTTTCTAATGCCAGCCTCCGAAGCTTAATCGGCGGTTTTGTCATTATTGCACTTGTCTACGCGATAGGATCAAGGGACTATCTTGGGCTCAGCCTGCCGCTGCTCGTACAGTCCTTCCACGAACCGTTGTCTGCCGCCGCGTTCGCTTGGAAGACCATGTTCACGGTCGTCACACTGGGTACCGGCTTCATGGGGGGCGAAGTCACGCCGCTGTTCGTTATCGGTGCCGCTCTTGGCAACGCGTTGTCGCCGCTGTTAGATCTCGGCGTCTCCTTCTTGGCCGCGCTCGGCCTGATCGGCGTCTTCAGCGGTGCAGCGAACGCCCCGCTGGCCTGTTTTGTGCTCGGGATCGAATTGTTCGGCGTGCATGGCATAGGGTACATGTTCGCCGCCAGCATTGTCAGCTACATGTTTTCCGGCCATATGGGCATCTACAGCTCGCAGCTAATCGGCGTTGATAAGCCGCGCTTCCTGCTTAGAATTCCCGGCATTTCGCTGCTTCATAAGCGCAAGCAGACGAAAACATCGTCCCGGTCATAA
- a CDS encoding DUF1540 domain-containing protein: MAKDVACEVNSCKYWGAGNNCNASSIYVVSNRGKQASNSEETDCKTFEPKI; encoded by the coding sequence ATGGCTAAAGATGTAGCATGCGAGGTTAACTCCTGCAAATATTGGGGTGCAGGCAATAATTGCAATGCTTCCTCGATTTACGTAGTAAGCAACCGCGGTAAGCAGGCAAGTAACTCCGAAGAAACAGACTGCAAAACGTTCGAACCGAAAATTTAA
- a CDS encoding ABC transporter ATP-binding protein codes for MSSSQQQIQEQQESKGSWKHFLKLLRQTSPPKSLIIAAVLLSLIGTLISLVIPLFTKKLVDGFNISSLSFGQIALFGGVFIVQAVVSGFSMYMLNVAGQRIVANLRDKLWKKLLVLPVSYYDNNRTGETISRMTNDTGIVKQLIAENFTGFLTGIISVIGSVVVLFYMDWQMTAVMLGVIPVAALFMIPLGRQMYLVSKGLQGETASFTATLSQVLSEIRLVKSMNAERREYAAGEKGIKSLFRFGLKEARIQAMIAPLMFFVMMMLLVVIVGYGGMRVSSGELTAGELVAFILYLIQIVMPMTQITSFFTQFKKTVGATDRIVQILDAPEEDHVTGMPVQRADQTIRIDNVSFGYNGSDPVLSGLTFEAAPGTVTAIVGPSGGGKTTLFSLLERYYEPTEGAILLGGDAIGSFSLTSWRSQFGYVSQESPLIAGTIRQNICYGIEHEVSQDVLVQAAEMAYAHHFISELPNGYDTEVGERGIKLSGGQRQRIAIARALLRDPKILMLDEATSSLDSKSEVVVQEALKNLMAGRTTLVIAHRLSTVVDADQIIFIEKGRLTGSGTHEELLGTHPLYREFASQQLRLQDHETVSRA; via the coding sequence ATGTCATCATCCCAGCAACAAATACAGGAACAACAAGAATCGAAGGGCAGCTGGAAGCACTTCTTGAAGCTGCTGAGGCAAACAAGTCCACCGAAGTCGCTCATTATCGCGGCTGTTCTATTAAGCCTGATCGGCACGCTTATATCGCTCGTTATCCCACTGTTTACGAAGAAGCTCGTTGACGGCTTCAATATCAGCAGCTTAAGCTTCGGCCAGATCGCGCTATTCGGCGGAGTGTTCATCGTACAGGCCGTCGTGAGCGGCTTCTCCATGTACATGCTGAACGTGGCGGGTCAGCGTATCGTGGCCAATCTGCGCGATAAGCTGTGGAAGAAGCTGCTCGTGCTTCCGGTCTCGTACTACGATAACAATCGGACCGGCGAGACGATCAGCCGAATGACCAACGACACCGGCATTGTAAAGCAGCTCATCGCGGAGAACTTTACCGGCTTCTTGACGGGCATCATTTCCGTGATTGGCTCGGTCGTGGTGCTGTTCTATATGGATTGGCAGATGACCGCCGTCATGCTTGGCGTGATCCCAGTCGCAGCGTTGTTCATGATTCCGCTCGGCAGACAAATGTACCTCGTATCTAAGGGTCTCCAAGGAGAAACGGCTTCGTTCACGGCGACGCTGTCCCAGGTGCTGTCCGAGATCCGACTGGTTAAATCGATGAATGCGGAACGCCGTGAATATGCAGCAGGCGAGAAGGGCATCAAGAGCTTGTTTCGATTCGGACTGAAGGAAGCGCGTATTCAGGCGATGATCGCGCCGCTCATGTTCTTCGTCATGATGATGCTGCTTGTCGTGATCGTCGGCTACGGAGGCATGCGCGTATCGTCAGGTGAACTGACGGCCGGGGAACTGGTTGCCTTCATTCTCTATCTCATTCAGATCGTGATGCCGATGACGCAGATCACGTCGTTCTTTACCCAATTCAAGAAGACGGTCGGCGCGACGGACCGCATCGTTCAAATTCTGGATGCGCCCGAGGAAGACCACGTGACAGGCATGCCGGTGCAGCGGGCCGATCAGACGATCCGCATCGATAATGTGAGCTTTGGCTATAACGGCAGCGATCCTGTGCTGTCCGGCTTAACCTTCGAAGCGGCGCCAGGTACGGTAACGGCGATCGTAGGTCCAAGCGGCGGCGGCAAAACAACGCTCTTCTCCTTGCTGGAGCGTTATTACGAACCGACGGAAGGGGCTATCCTGTTGGGCGGCGATGCCATTGGCAGCTTCTCTTTAACGTCGTGGCGTAGCCAGTTCGGATACGTCTCCCAGGAAAGCCCGCTCATCGCAGGCACGATCCGCCAGAATATCTGTTATGGCATCGAGCATGAAGTGAGCCAAGATGTCCTTGTGCAAGCGGCAGAAATGGCGTACGCACATCACTTTATCAGTGAGCTGCCTAACGGCTACGATACGGAGGTCGGCGAAAGGGGCATCAAGCTGTCCGGCGGACAGCGTCAACGGATCGCCATTGCGAGAGCACTTCTCCGCGATCCGAAGATCCTCATGCTGGACGAAGCGACTTCAAGCCTTGACAGCAAATCGGAGGTTGTCGTTCAAGAGGCGCTTAAGAATCTCATGGCCGGCAGGACAACGCTCGTTATTGCGCACCGGCTGTCCACTGTTGTGGATGCGGATCAAATCATTTTCATCGAGAAGGGAAGGCTGACTGGCAGCGGCACGCACGAGGAATTGCTGGGAACGCACCCGCTGTACCGAGAATTTGCCTCTCAGCAGCTTCGGCTGCAGGATCATGAAACCGTAAGCCGCGCATAG
- a CDS encoding serine hydrolase: protein MDFNLKRSTPEFVTEPLMQLLQEWKIKDVILLQRGETLWSWHDGGADRVSAVYSCTKSILSALIGIAIDQGLIGSIKERIRDYFPSLNAASDERYRMITIEHLLTMTSGIDWPEFDKPYWQMKRTDDWIGFVLRQEVVHEPGHAFAYNTGGSQLLSAILTKAAGMSTLDFAQRTLFGKLGFHKPKWDSHGGIYEGGAGLYLTARDMASFGQLYLQGGVWEGEQVISEAWVEASTTAQHKGLSHYDPPIFGEYGYHWWVSSQSHNGHIDCYFAKGYGGQYIVVMPSLELVAAIRKEPEGRANAIYSKKLLLEHILPFCSSSVQK, encoded by the coding sequence ATGGATTTCAATCTCAAGAGAAGCACGCCCGAATTCGTAACAGAACCGTTGATGCAGCTGCTTCAGGAATGGAAAATCAAAGACGTCATTCTCCTGCAGCGCGGAGAAACGCTGTGGAGTTGGCATGATGGGGGAGCCGACCGCGTAAGCGCGGTCTATTCCTGTACGAAGAGCATATTGTCGGCACTAATCGGGATCGCAATCGATCAAGGTTTAATCGGCAGCATTAAGGAGCGGATCCGCGATTATTTTCCTTCATTGAACGCAGCGTCGGATGAACGGTACCGCATGATTACGATCGAGCATTTGCTGACGATGACGTCGGGCATTGACTGGCCGGAGTTCGATAAGCCGTACTGGCAGATGAAACGGACTGACGATTGGATCGGGTTTGTTTTGAGGCAGGAGGTCGTTCATGAACCGGGCCACGCGTTTGCCTATAATACCGGAGGGTCGCAGCTCCTTTCGGCCATCTTGACGAAGGCGGCTGGCATGTCGACACTCGACTTCGCTCAGCGGACGCTCTTCGGCAAGCTCGGATTCCATAAGCCGAAATGGGACAGTCACGGCGGCATTTACGAAGGAGGAGCGGGGCTGTACTTGACCGCGCGCGACATGGCTTCTTTCGGCCAGCTCTATCTGCAAGGCGGTGTATGGGAAGGTGAGCAAGTTATTTCGGAGGCATGGGTAGAAGCGTCGACAACCGCGCAGCATAAGGGGTTGTCGCATTACGACCCGCCGATCTTCGGCGAATACGGCTACCACTGGTGGGTCTCCTCACAATCGCATAACGGGCATATCGATTGTTATTTTGCGAAAGGGTACGGCGGTCAGTACATCGTGGTGATGCCTTCGCTCGAACTCGTTGCGGCCATCCGCAAAGAGCCGGAAGGGCGGGCAAACGCCATCTATTCGAAAAAACTGCTGCTGGAGCACATCCTTCCGTTCTGTTCATCTTCTGTTCAAAAATGA
- a CDS encoding alpha/beta hydrolase family protein, with product MALIQCDFYSDVLGISSSMTVILPQKAHTQIGMVSNAAQEKHKTLLLLHGLSDDHTIWQRRTSIERYVAPLGLAVVMPAVNRSFYANMMSGGDYWTFISEELPAIARSFFPLSERREDNFVAGLSMGGYGAFKLALNKPEQYAAAASLSGALDVMTIKQREPVDFRRIFGTGEEAEQLPNNLFLASSRLKASGAPIPQLYQYCGTEDFLYPDNVRFHEHAEELGLPLTYVESPGDHAWGYWDTYIQHVLEWLPLDSRP from the coding sequence ATGGCACTCATTCAATGTGATTTTTATTCCGATGTGCTAGGCATTTCCAGCTCGATGACGGTTATTCTGCCCCAAAAGGCGCATACCCAAATCGGCATGGTTTCCAATGCGGCGCAGGAGAAGCATAAGACACTGCTGCTGCTGCACGGGTTATCCGACGATCATACCATCTGGCAGAGACGGACGTCCATCGAGCGGTACGTCGCGCCGCTTGGACTTGCGGTCGTCATGCCGGCCGTCAACCGCAGCTTCTACGCGAATATGATGAGCGGCGGCGATTATTGGACGTTTATCAGCGAGGAGCTTCCCGCGATTGCGCGTTCCTTCTTCCCCTTATCGGAGCGACGAGAGGATAATTTCGTGGCAGGCTTGTCCATGGGCGGCTACGGCGCATTCAAGCTCGCCTTGAATAAACCGGAGCAATACGCTGCGGCGGCAAGCTTGTCCGGCGCGCTTGACGTCATGACGATCAAGCAGCGCGAGCCGGTTGATTTTCGGCGCATCTTCGGAACGGGCGAAGAAGCAGAGCAGCTGCCGAACAATCTGTTTCTTGCTTCCAGCCGCTTGAAGGCATCCGGCGCTCCGATTCCGCAGCTCTATCAATATTGCGGAACCGAGGATTTTCTGTATCCGGACAACGTCCGCTTCCATGAGCATGCCGAGGAGCTCGGACTGCCGCTTACTTACGTCGAAAGTCCGGGCGACCATGCTTGGGGCTATTGGGACACGTACATTCAGCATGTCCTGGAATGGCTCCCCCTCGATTCGCGGCCTTAA
- a CDS encoding beta-propeller fold lactonase family protein: MPVLDTGLLFNRENRRTASLRISIMNRGRQQARASIQLYTNASLETGERTNGFEAGYGAMLTESLANVQLSAAGRPRSLFSVTREVALLPVYGVRVTVVGLAAGEVSASMAEVDEAGAVIGQQKLELLSTSVDDMLHAYVANHTQHTLTVIQTADNTRVATIPLPTGCSPRLLDFTPDGREVYVTCQGDKTVKIIDTLTHTVSGEIKFPLGAVPFAIAVSPVGAAAYVTTLIEDYLAAIDTDSRTLIKLIPFPPGSDPAAVAVSPDGKRVYCCLINRGTLAVIDTAEHTIAVTIKLPAGSKPSAVALTPDGAHAYVTDIQHERLYCIRTSNHTLAATIKLDPGSDPQQLIITPDGSLAYLACRGSDEIVAINLSRNEILTKIELPEGSNTSDIAVTADGLKIYVTILTFGYVAVIEVASQLPIAILPTGSFPSGIAISPILLQ; the protein is encoded by the coding sequence TTGCCGGTATTGGACACAGGTCTGCTTTTTAATCGGGAAAACCGCCGTACGGCTAGTTTGAGAATCAGCATCATGAATCGAGGCAGGCAGCAGGCAAGAGCAAGCATCCAGCTGTATACGAATGCATCGCTGGAAACTGGCGAGCGTACGAACGGGTTTGAGGCCGGCTACGGGGCGATGCTTACGGAATCACTGGCAAATGTTCAACTCAGCGCTGCGGGCAGGCCTCGAAGTTTATTTTCCGTTACGCGGGAAGTCGCGCTGCTTCCCGTTTACGGTGTTCGGGTCACGGTCGTTGGTCTGGCGGCGGGAGAGGTATCCGCTTCCATGGCCGAGGTTGACGAAGCCGGCGCCGTAATTGGGCAGCAGAAGCTGGAGCTTCTGTCGACGAGCGTGGACGATATGCTGCATGCTTACGTTGCGAACCACACCCAGCATACGCTCACCGTCATTCAAACCGCCGATAATACGAGAGTCGCGACCATCCCGCTGCCGACCGGGTGCAGCCCGAGACTGCTTGATTTCACGCCCGACGGGCGGGAGGTCTACGTCACCTGCCAAGGCGATAAGACGGTCAAGATTATCGATACGCTGACGCATACGGTGAGCGGCGAAATCAAATTCCCGCTTGGGGCCGTGCCATTCGCGATCGCCGTATCGCCGGTAGGAGCAGCTGCTTACGTGACGACGCTGATCGAGGATTACCTCGCTGCAATTGATACCGATTCGCGGACGCTGATTAAGCTGATCCCGTTTCCGCCTGGCAGCGATCCGGCTGCGGTTGCCGTATCGCCGGACGGGAAGCGCGTCTACTGCTGCCTCATTAACCGAGGGACGCTCGCGGTGATCGATACGGCCGAGCATACGATCGCCGTAACGATTAAACTGCCTGCAGGCTCCAAGCCATCGGCGGTTGCATTGACACCGGACGGCGCGCATGCCTATGTAACGGATATCCAGCATGAGCGCTTGTACTGCATTCGTACATCGAACCATACCCTCGCGGCGACAATTAAGCTTGATCCCGGCAGCGACCCGCAGCAGCTCATCATTACACCGGACGGTTCACTGGCTTATTTGGCCTGTCGTGGTTCCGATGAAATCGTGGCAATCAACCTGAGCCGCAATGAGATTTTGACCAAGATCGAGCTTCCCGAGGGAAGCAACACAAGCGATATCGCGGTAACGGCTGACGGTCTGAAAATTTACGTGACGATTCTGACATTCGGATACGTCGCCGTCATTGAAGTGGCCAGTCAGCTGCCGATCGCGATTCTGCCGACAGGAAGCTTTCCGTCAGGGATCGCCATCTCGCCGATTCTTCTTCAATAA
- a CDS encoding transglutaminase-like domain-containing protein produces MILLCESSFLGDYLAETEEIDYSHPHIQKHASELFAASSSENDFVSKAFTFVCQQIGLSADHASSAMTSKASEALLHGEGSGSSRLNVLCGILRSKGIPSGFCYPSAVRGTAGEGGEGHALNAVFLKSANRWVLLDASGNQTGAQAIATGGLTGAVRSGSSEVSVSEILTLPRTSTTPTFPKAQIA; encoded by the coding sequence ATGATATTATTATGCGAATCCAGTTTTCTGGGTGACTATTTGGCAGAAACCGAAGAGATTGACTACAGCCACCCCCATATTCAGAAGCATGCATCCGAGTTATTCGCCGCGTCATCGAGCGAGAATGATTTCGTGAGCAAAGCATTTACTTTTGTATGCCAACAAATTGGCCTATCCGCTGATCACGCGAGCTCGGCGATGACATCCAAGGCTTCGGAGGCCCTTCTGCACGGCGAAGGGAGCGGAAGTTCGAGATTAAACGTCTTGTGCGGAATCTTGAGGAGCAAGGGGATTCCGAGCGGATTCTGTTACCCTTCGGCGGTGCGGGGGACTGCGGGAGAGGGCGGAGAAGGTCATGCGTTGAACGCGGTATTCCTGAAATCCGCCAACCGCTGGGTCCTCCTTGATGCCAGCGGCAATCAGACGGGCGCACAGGCAATTGCGACCGGAGGTCTGACAGGCGCCGTCCGCAGCGGAAGCAGCGAAGTAAGCGTCTCTGAGATTTTGACGCTGCCAAGAACGAGCACCACTCCAACTTTTCCAAAAGCACAAATTGCATAA